In Fibrobacter sp. UWR2, the following are encoded in one genomic region:
- a CDS encoding sialate O-acetylesterase, with the protein MDLKKASDFLTMALWLVGGILMLSTLASAAPNPNFHIYIAYGQSNMAGNGDIDPSVDQATDPKNFLMIASHTASASSRSGRTTQSIEMGKWYPAIPPMFHAFENLSPADYFGRAMVDSLPGVTVGIIPVAIGAVSIRAFDKDQYESYFRGDGKDIMSWGWPRDYDNNPPGRILELAKKAQEVGVIKGFIFHQGESDGTDDNWRRTVYKTYKDIVDALGLDENEVPFVAGELLQEGNNCCGSKNGGIAQLKNNFKKFGLASSKGLQGNGKDPYHFGRAGVIELGRRYCSEMLKLIDKTIDPDAPPVNLVDPSQSTVPDEPPEEYGPYTDPIEIPGKVQAENYNKGGAGKAYYDLNKGNEGGKLRKDDVDIYQPNMGIVVGYNQKGEWLKYTVNVAADGEYEISANVASDNTTGSFVLYMDDERIGDEMASAGQGFDNFTEVSGGKAILKAGEHELKLEITNDWIDIDYVEFKAVAKDDPPIRIANVRFSMTEAESNFTLFDMQGHLVTNFKAAGMDAAVDMVKHGLKGIRQGVYLVRGPGKLGMKKVSVF; encoded by the coding sequence ATGGATTTGAAAAAGGCTTCTGACTTTCTGACCATGGCCCTGTGGCTCGTGGGCGGAATTCTTATGCTGTCGACACTTGCCTCTGCGGCGCCGAACCCTAATTTTCATATTTACATTGCCTACGGGCAGTCCAACATGGCGGGCAACGGCGATATCGACCCTTCCGTAGACCAGGCGACCGACCCCAAGAACTTTCTGATGATTGCCTCCCATACGGCAAGTGCAAGTAGCCGTAGCGGTCGCACCACTCAGTCTATAGAGATGGGCAAGTGGTATCCGGCAATCCCCCCGATGTTCCATGCTTTCGAGAACCTCTCCCCGGCCGACTATTTTGGCCGCGCGATGGTCGATTCCCTCCCGGGCGTGACCGTGGGCATTATCCCGGTGGCAATCGGTGCGGTGAGTATCCGCGCTTTTGACAAGGACCAGTACGAGAGTTATTTCAGGGGTGACGGCAAGGACATCATGAGTTGGGGCTGGCCGAGGGATTACGATAACAACCCTCCGGGACGCATCCTGGAACTTGCGAAGAAGGCGCAAGAGGTTGGCGTAATCAAGGGCTTCATTTTCCACCAGGGCGAAAGCGATGGCACCGACGACAACTGGCGCCGCACCGTGTACAAGACCTACAAGGACATTGTGGATGCGCTTGGCCTGGACGAGAACGAAGTCCCGTTTGTGGCGGGGGAACTGCTCCAGGAAGGCAATAACTGCTGTGGTAGCAAGAACGGCGGCATCGCTCAGCTCAAGAACAATTTCAAGAAGTTCGGCTTGGCCTCCTCGAAGGGTCTGCAGGGCAACGGCAAGGACCCGTATCACTTTGGCCGTGCGGGCGTGATTGAACTTGGCCGTCGCTACTGCTCCGAGATGCTCAAGCTTATCGACAAGACGATTGACCCGGATGCTCCTCCTGTAAACCTGGTGGACCCGAGCCAGTCTACGGTTCCTGACGAACCTCCTGAGGAATATGGTCCGTATACCGACCCGATCGAAATCCCGGGCAAGGTGCAGGCAGAAAACTACAACAAGGGTGGTGCGGGCAAGGCTTATTACGACCTGAACAAGGGTAACGAGGGCGGCAAACTCCGCAAGGATGACGTGGACATTTACCAGCCGAACATGGGCATTGTCGTGGGCTACAACCAGAAGGGTGAATGGCTCAAGTACACCGTGAACGTGGCTGCCGATGGCGAATACGAGATTTCTGCCAACGTGGCAAGCGACAATACTACCGGCAGTTTCGTCCTCTATATGGATGACGAACGCATTGGCGATGAAATGGCAAGCGCTGGGCAGGGCTTTGACAACTTCACGGAGGTGAGTGGCGGCAAGGCCATCTTGAAGGCGGGCGAACACGAACTGAAACTTGAAATCACGAACGACTGGATCGATATCGACTACGTGGAATTCAAGGCCGTGGCGAAGGATGATCCTCCAATCAGGATTGCCAATGTCCGCTTTAGCATGACCGAGGCCGAAAGCAACTTTACTTTGTTTGATATGCAAGGCCACCTTGTGACAAACTTCAAGGCTGCCGGCATGGATGCGGCTGTGGATATGGTAAAGCATGGCCTCAAGGGAATCCGTCAGGGCGTGTACCTAGTGCGTGGCCCTGGAAAGTTAGGCATGAAAAAAGTTTCTGTTTTCTAG
- a CDS encoding flavodoxin family protein, with protein MPEKKKVLVMVASPKKERSGTLIPTKAFVEGLEESGEYESEYLFIDNLNIKPCRGCLSCWGREDGSCFIKDDDVPWIREKLTNSDIVIWSFPLYLFSVPGQMKVLMDRIVGMVHPYMGQKLKEGANALNSHLHGLQFQKEGQKIILLSSCAWMDLDVVYEPIRKQFDIILGHEGYTLVAAPQMRALDHRGGPRRLNMLREKFRKGGAELASTGALSKETIDLMQKPIFSDDAYVTLVTEFVTHMFDRPDNF; from the coding sequence ATGCCTGAAAAGAAGAAAGTCCTCGTAATGGTTGCAAGCCCCAAAAAAGAACGCAGTGGAACGCTAATTCCCACCAAGGCGTTCGTAGAAGGCCTTGAAGAAAGCGGCGAATACGAGTCGGAATACCTTTTTATCGATAATCTGAACATCAAACCCTGCCGCGGGTGCCTCAGCTGCTGGGGCCGTGAAGACGGCAGCTGCTTCATAAAAGACGACGATGTCCCCTGGATTCGCGAAAAACTCACGAATTCCGACATCGTGATCTGGAGTTTCCCTTTGTACCTGTTTAGCGTGCCGGGCCAGATGAAGGTACTCATGGACCGAATAGTAGGCATGGTCCACCCCTACATGGGCCAGAAACTGAAGGAAGGCGCGAACGCGCTCAACTCGCACCTGCACGGGCTGCAGTTCCAGAAGGAAGGCCAGAAAATCATTCTGCTTTCGAGTTGCGCCTGGATGGACCTGGACGTAGTCTACGAGCCCATCCGCAAGCAGTTCGACATCATCCTCGGGCATGAGGGATACACGCTTGTCGCCGCCCCCCAGATGCGAGCGCTGGACCACCGCGGAGGTCCGCGCCGCCTGAACATGCTGCGCGAAAAGTTCCGCAAGGGCGGCGCAGAACTTGCTAGCACCGGCGCCCTCTCGAAAGAAACAATCGACCTGATGCAGAAGCCCATCTTCAGCGACGACGCCTACGTGACGCTCGTGACCGAGTTCGTCACGCACATGTTCGACAGGCCGGATAATTTTTAA
- the rpsB gene encoding 30S ribosomal protein S2: MANLPSVEDLLAAGSHFGHQTQRWNPKMKPYILAEKNGIYVLNLSKTRDLLEEAAKAAAKISESGKTVLFVGTKPTARQCVLDAAAACNQFSVTNRWLGGMLTNFQTVRKSIKKIDKIDAMEQDGTFQALSKKEVLDKNREREKLLSVFGGIREMVNLPGLLVVTDLAHEKIAVAEARRLHIPIIGICDTNVDPTLVDYPVPANDDAVKSIKLIVDYIAANVKARVANDKKADKEEPKKFDNGEDK, from the coding sequence ATGGCAAATCTGCCTTCTGTTGAAGATCTGCTTGCTGCAGGCTCTCACTTTGGTCACCAGACTCAGCGCTGGAACCCGAAAATGAAACCCTACATCTTGGCCGAGAAGAACGGTATCTACGTTCTCAACCTGTCCAAGACTCGCGACCTCCTCGAAGAAGCCGCCAAGGCCGCTGCCAAGATTTCTGAATCTGGCAAGACCGTGCTCTTCGTTGGCACCAAGCCGACTGCCCGTCAGTGCGTGCTCGATGCCGCTGCCGCTTGCAACCAGTTCTCCGTTACCAACCGCTGGCTCGGCGGTATGCTCACCAACTTCCAGACGGTCCGCAAGTCCATCAAGAAGATCGACAAGATCGACGCCATGGAACAGGATGGTACTTTCCAGGCCCTCTCCAAGAAGGAAGTGCTCGACAAGAACCGCGAACGCGAAAAGCTCCTTTCCGTGTTCGGTGGCATCCGTGAAATGGTGAACCTTCCGGGTCTCCTGGTCGTGACCGACCTCGCCCACGAAAAGATTGCCGTGGCCGAAGCCCGTCGCCTCCACATTCCTATCATCGGCATCTGCGACACGAACGTCGATCCGACCCTCGTGGATTACCCCGTGCCGGCTAACGACGACGCCGTGAAGTCCATCAAGCTCATCGTGGACTACATCGCCGCCAACGTCAAGGCCCGCGTCGCCAACGACAAGAAGGCCGACAAGGAAGAACCCAAGAAGTTCGACAACGGCGAGGACAAGTAA
- the tsf gene encoding translation elongation factor Ts, producing the protein MQITASLVNELRQKTGVGMMQCKKALTETDGDMDKAVELLRKQGAAVAAKRADKAAKEGRIYLVETADKAAAFELSCETEPVSNNEDFVALANLAVKAVETQAISSVEDLKNAVVDGVKINDRLQDVLVKIQENIDFRKFGELKKVPNSVFGVYSHMKGKIGVITELAFEGSADEAALKAAAKDIAMQAAAFAPVALNDASVPAETIEKEKEIAKAQIEASGKQTKPEFMQRQIDGRVAKVLKEIVLEDQEFFMSEKNPKKLSVKDYLQEVVAKQLGLSSLKVVNFIRFERGN; encoded by the coding sequence ATGCAGATTACCGCTTCCCTCGTTAACGAACTCCGCCAGAAGACTGGCGTGGGCATGATGCAGTGCAAGAAGGCCCTCACCGAAACTGACGGTGACATGGACAAGGCCGTCGAACTCCTCCGCAAGCAGGGTGCCGCCGTCGCTGCAAAGCGCGCCGACAAGGCTGCCAAGGAAGGCCGCATCTACCTCGTGGAAACTGCCGACAAGGCTGCTGCGTTCGAACTCTCTTGCGAAACCGAACCGGTTTCCAACAACGAAGACTTCGTCGCTCTCGCAAACCTCGCCGTGAAGGCTGTTGAAACTCAGGCCATCTCCTCCGTGGAAGACCTGAAGAACGCTGTCGTCGACGGCGTCAAGATCAACGACCGCCTCCAGGACGTGCTCGTGAAGATCCAGGAAAACATCGACTTCCGCAAGTTCGGCGAACTCAAGAAGGTCCCGAATTCCGTGTTCGGTGTTTACAGCCACATGAAGGGCAAGATCGGTGTGATTACCGAACTCGCTTTCGAAGGTTCTGCCGACGAAGCCGCCCTCAAGGCTGCCGCCAAGGACATCGCCATGCAGGCTGCCGCATTTGCTCCGGTTGCCCTGAACGATGCTTCCGTCCCGGCCGAAACGATCGAGAAGGAAAAGGAAATTGCCAAGGCCCAGATCGAAGCCTCCGGCAAGCAGACCAAGCCTGAGTTCATGCAGCGCCAGATCGATGGCCGCGTGGCTAAGGTCCTCAAGGAAATCGTTCTCGAAGATCAGGAATTCTTCATGTCCGAAAAGAACCCGAAGAAGCTCAGCGTCAAGGACTACCTCCAGGAAGTCGTTGCCAAGCAGCTCGGTCTTTCCAGCCTGAAGGTCGTGAACTTCATCCGCTTCGAACGCGGTAACTAA